From Tripterygium wilfordii isolate XIE 37 chromosome 13, ASM1340144v1, whole genome shotgun sequence, the proteins below share one genomic window:
- the LOC120012226 gene encoding pyruvate kinase, cytosolic isozyme-like, translating into MANIDIEGILKELPNDGRVPKTKIVCTLGPASRSLPMIEKLLRAGMNVARFNFSHGTHEYHQETLNNLRTAMHNTQILCAVMLDTKGPEIRSGFLKDGKPIQLKEGHEITVTTDYSIKGDQEMISMSYKKLPLDVKPGNTILCSDGTITLTVLSCDPAAGTVRCRCENTAMLGERKNVNLPGVVVDLPTLTEKDKEDILEWGVPNNIDMIALSFVRKGSDLVNVRKVLGPHAKNIKLMSKVENQEGVINFDEILRETDAFMVARGDLGMEIPVEKIFLAQKMMIYKCNIVGKPVVTATQMLESMIKCPRPTRAEATDVANAVLDGTDCVMLSGESAAGAYPELAVKIMARICVEAESSLDYGTIFKEMIRLTPLPMSPLESLASSAVRTANKAKAKLIVVLTRGGSTAKLVAKYRPAVPILSVVVPVLTTDSFDWSCSDEAPARHSLIYRGLIPIMAEGSAKATDAESTKAILEAALKSANEKGLCKPGDAVVALHRIGAAFVLKICMVK; encoded by the exons ATGGCGAACATAGATATTGAGGGGATTTTGAAGGAGCTTCCAAATGATGGGCGTGTCCCAAAAACCAAGATTGTATGCACTCTGGGTCCTGCTTCAAGATCTCTACCAATGATTGAGAAGCTTCTCCGGGCTGGCATGAATGTTGCCCGCTTCAATTTCTCTCATGGAACCCACGAGTACCATCAGGAAACTTTGAACAATCTCAGGACCGCCATGCACAATACCCAGATCCTCTGCGCCGTTATGCTTGATACCAAG ggACCAGAGATTCGAAGTGGGTTTCTAAAGGATGGAAAACCTATTCAACTTAAGGAGGGTCACGAAATTACTGTCACGACTGATTATAGCATAAAGGGTGATCAAGAGATGATATCCATGAGCTACAAAAAGCTGCCTCTGGATGTGAAGCCTGGAAATACCATCCTTTGTTCGGATGGAACCATCACCCTCACCGTCTTATCTTGTGATCCGGCTGCTGGAACCGTGAGATGCCGCTGTGAAAATACTGCAATGCTGGGTGAAAGGAAAAATGTCAATCTTCCTGGTGTCGTGGTGGATCTCCCTACTCTGACGGAGAAGGACAAGGAAGACATTCTGGAATGGGGTGTTCCCAACAATATTGATATGATTGCTCTTTCTTTTGTTCGCAAGGGATCAGATCTTGTTAATGTTCGCAAGGTCCTTGGGCCTCATGCCAAGAATATAAAGTTAATGTCAAAG GTTGAGAACCAAGAGGGAGTTATCAACTTTGATGAGATCTTGCGTGAAACTGATGCATTTATGGTTGCCCGTGGTGATCTTGGAATGGAGATTCCAGTGGAGAAGATTTTCCTGGCACAGAAGATGATGATATACAAATGCAATATTGTGGGCAAGCCTGTGGTGACTGCAACTCAGATGCTTGAATCCATGATCAAGTGTCCCAGACCTACCCGTGCTGAAGCTACTGATGTTGCTAATGCTGTCTTGGATGGCACTGATTGTGTCATGCTTAGTGGTGAAAGTGCTGCTGGAGCCTATCCGGAGCTTGCCGTGAAGATTATGGCTCGAATTTGTGTTGAGGCAGAATCCTCCCTAGACTACGGGACTATCTTTAAGGAGATGATACGATTGACTCCACTTCCTATGAGCCCATTGGAAAGTCTTGCATCTTCTGCTGTCCGAACAGCTAACAAAGCCAAAGCAAAGCTCATTGTTGTGCTGACTCGTGGTGGTTCCACGGCCAAGTTGGTCGCGAAGTACAGACCAGCAGTTCCCATCCTATCTGTAGTTGTCCCAGTGTTGACAACGGACTCATTTGATTGGAGCTGCAGTGATGAGGCCCCTGCAAGGCATAGTCTGATATACAGGGGCTTGATTCCTATTATGGCAGAAGGTTCTGCGAAGGCCACTGATGCCGAATCAACTAAGGCTATTCTGGAAGCTGCTTTGAAGTCGGCAAATGAGAAGGGGTTGTGCAAGCCTGGTGATGCTGTTGTTGCACTTCATCGTATTGGAGCTGCCTTTGTTTTGAAGATCTGCATGGTGAAGTAA
- the LOC120013805 gene encoding katanin p80 WD40 repeat-containing subunit B1 homolog KTN80.4-like isoform X2, protein MTTKRAYKLQEFVAHSASVNCLKIGRKSSRVLVTGGEDHKVNLWAIGKPNAILSLSGHTSGIDSVCFDSSEVLVAAGAASGTVKLWDLEEAKIVRTLTGHRSNCISVDFHPFGEFFASGSLDTNLKIWDIRKKGCIHTYKGHTRGVNAIRFTPDGRWIVSGGEDNTVKLWDLTAGKLLHDFKCHEGQIECIDFHPHEFLLATGSADRTVKFWDLETFELIGSSSPETSGVRCLTFNPDGRNLLCGLHEHLKVFSWEPVRCHDAVDVGWSKLSDLNVHEGKLLGCSYNQSCVGIWVVDISRIEPYAVNDMDRLDGLSESKSSSSGNLSILNENTTKGSLGRLSTSENSDSLVKETKSLGRLSVSQNSDPVKESKISPSTGSIPGTPQRINPNTASKTNLASSTAVSNATAPKKNSTKAHSAVNVPIFNKSDVVPVIVPRTNAKFEQPAESRKVIGLPGRTMPFSLQSKTTGFRKFANSRDEMDQPTISAASETPDPKVSDSNSAADKNTFSTVKTLIHGVTEASRNIKDDKYISSGKHETSSEPDQDESYDTNTHRGNRNVESQKGRTRSVVINLQRRRRSPNYEGPTSGVSPETVSEVNMLPSNMRRHSPFTEKEAASASDEDAIADVMEEHEQFVSSMQSRLIKLQVVYRYWERNDIKGAIAAMEKMSDYSVLADVISILTEKIDVVTLDICACLLPLLTTLLESNVDRHLSISLGILLKLVRIFGSRIYSTISASTSVGVDIEAEQRFERCNLCFLELEKVKRCLPTFTRGGSIAKSAQELNLVLQEVS, encoded by the exons ATGACTACCAAACGTGCTTATAAGCTAC AGGAATTTGTGGCTCACTCTGCCAGTGTAAATTGCCTCAAAATTGGAAGGAAGTCCTCCAGGGTACTGGTCACTGGAGGAGAAGATCACAAGGTCAATCTCTGGGCAATTGGCAAACCCAATGCCATTTTG AGTCTGTCGGGACATACAAGTGGAATTGATTCTGTGTGCTTTGATTCATCTGAAGTATTAGTAGCTGCTGGTGCTGCAAGTGGTACAGTCAAGCTTTGGGATCTAGAGGAGGCAAAGA TTGTTCGCACACTAACTGGACATAGATCCAATTGCATATCTGTTGATTTCCACCCATTTGGAGAGTTCTTTGCCTCTGGTTCGCTTGATACAAATCTTAAGATATGGGATATCAGAAAGAAGGGCTGCATCCACACTTACAAGGGTCACACACGAGGGGTCAATGCAATCAGATTCACCCCAGATGGTCGCTGGATTGTATCTGGTGGGGAAGACAATACTGTGAAG CTGTGGGACCTTACTGCTGGGAAGCTGCTACATGATTTCAAGTGTCATGAGGGCCAGATTGAATGCATAGATTTTCATCCCCATGAATTCCTTTTGGCAACAG GTTCTGCTGACCGGACTGTTAAGTTTTGGGACCTTGAAACTTTTGAGCTAATTGGTTCATCTTCCCCTGAG ACCTCTGGAGTGCGCTGCTTAACCTTTAATCCTGATGGGAGGAATCTTCTATGTGGCTTGCATGAACATCTAAAG GTTTTCTCATGGGAACCAGTTAGATGCCACGATGCTGTGGATGTTGGATGGTCTAAATTGTCAGATCTTAACGTTCATGAGGGCAAGCTTCTTGGCTGCTCATACAACCAAAGTTGTGTTGGCATTTGGGTTGTAGACATTTCG CGTATAGAACCATATGCAGTTAATGACATGGATCGATTGGATGGTCTTTCCGAATCGAAGTCCAGTTCAAGTGGAAATCTTTCAATTTTAAATGAGAACACTACAAAGGGTAGTTTGGGAAGGTTGTCTACTTCAGAAAATTCAGACTCTTTGGTGAAGGAAACGAAATCTCTTGGAAGGTTGTCAGTTTCTCAGAATTCAGATCCTGTTAAGGAGTCAAAAATTTCTCCAT CCACAGGAAGCATACCTGGTACACCTCAAAGGATCAATCCAAACACTGCTTCAAAGACAAATCTGGCTAGTTCAACGGCTGTCTCCAATGCTACAGCCCCAAAGAAGAATTCCACGAAAGCCCACTCAGCAGTTAATGTTCCAATTTTCAACAAGTCAGATGTTGTACCTGTGATCGTACCTAGAACTAATGCGAAATTTGAGCAGCCAGCTGAATCTAGAAAAGTAATTGGGCTTCCTGGTAGAACTATGCCCTTTTCTTTGCAGTCAAAGACAACTGGTTTTCGAAAGTTTGCAAATAGCAGAGATGAGATGGACCAGCCAACAATATCTGCTGCATCTGAAACCCCAGATCCTAAGGTATCTGATTCAAACAGTGCTGCAGACAAGAATACCTTTTCTACAGTTAAAACCTTGATTCATGGAGTAACAGAGGCATCAAGGAACATTAAAGATGATAAGTATATTAGTTCCGGCAAGCACGAAACAAGTTCAGAGCCGGATCAGGATGAAAGTT atGATACAAACACTCATAGAGGGAACAGAAATGTGGAAAGCCAAAAAG GAAGAACACGGTCAGTTGTCATAAACTTGCAGAGAAGGCGAAGATCACCCAACTATGAGGGACCCACATCTGGTGTCTCACCAGAGACAGTTTCTGAAGTTAACATGCTCCCTTCAAACATG AGAAGACACTCTCCATTTACCGAAAAAGAGGCAGCATCTGCTAGTGATGAGGATGCTATTGCAGATGTAATGGAAGAACATGAGCAATTTGTCAGCTCCATGCAGTCCCGATTAATCAAGTTACAG GTAGTCTATAGATATTGGGAAAGAAATGATATTAAGGGGGCCATTGCTGCAATGGAGAAGATGTCTGATTATTCt GTCCTTGCTGATGTAATAAGCATTTTAACTGAGAAAATTGATGTCGTCACATTGGATATTTGCGCCTGTCTTCTGCCACTTCTTACTACCCTTCTTGAAAGTAATGTGGATAG GCATTTGAGCATCTCTTTGGGCATATTGCTTAAGCTAGTAAGGATTTTTGGTTCGAGGATCTACTCAACAATATCAGCATCCACATCTGTTGGTGTGGACATTGAGGCAGAGCAAAG GTTTGAGCGGTGCAATCTATGTTTCTTAGAGCTTGAAAAGGTCAAACGCTGTCTACCCACTTTTACCAG AGGCGGGTCAATTGCGAAGTCTGCCCAGGAATTGAATCTAGTTCTTCAAGAAGTGTCCTGA
- the LOC120013805 gene encoding katanin p80 WD40 repeat-containing subunit B1 homolog KTN80.4-like isoform X1 — translation MTTKRAYKLQEFVAHSASVNCLKIGRKSSRVLVTGGEDHKVNLWAIGKPNAILSLSGHTSGIDSVCFDSSEVLVAAGAASGTVKLWDLEEAKIVRTLTGHRSNCISVDFHPFGEFFASGSLDTNLKIWDIRKKGCIHTYKGHTRGVNAIRFTPDGRWIVSGGEDNTVKLWDLTAGKLLHDFKCHEGQIECIDFHPHEFLLATGSADRTVKFWDLETFELIGSSSPETSGVRCLTFNPDGRNLLCGLHEHLKVFSWEPVRCHDAVDVGWSKLSDLNVHEGKLLGCSYNQSCVGIWVVDISRIEPYAVNDMDRLDGLSESKSSSSGNLSILNENTTKGSLGRLSTSENSDSLVKETKSLGRLSVSQNSDPVKESKISPSTGSIPGTPQRINPNTASKTNLASSTAVSNATAPKKNSTKAHSAVNVPIFNKSDVVPVIVPRTNAKFEQPAESRKVIGLPGRTMPFSLQSKTTGFRKFANSRDEMDQPTISAASETPDPKVSDSNSAADKNTFSTVKTLIHGVTEASRNIKDDKYISSGKHETSSEPDQDESYDTNTHRGNRNVESQKGRTRSVVINLQRRRRSPNYEGPTSGVSPETVSEVNMLPSNMRRHSPFTEKEAASASDEDAIADVMEEHEQFVSSMQSRLIKLQVVYRYWERNDIKGAIAAMEKMSDYSVLADVISILTEKIDVVTLDICACLLPLLTTLLESNVDRHLSISLGILLKLVRIFGSRIYSTISASTSVGVDIEAEQRFERCNLCFLELEKVKRCLPTFTRRGGSIAKSAQELNLVLQEVS, via the exons ATGACTACCAAACGTGCTTATAAGCTAC AGGAATTTGTGGCTCACTCTGCCAGTGTAAATTGCCTCAAAATTGGAAGGAAGTCCTCCAGGGTACTGGTCACTGGAGGAGAAGATCACAAGGTCAATCTCTGGGCAATTGGCAAACCCAATGCCATTTTG AGTCTGTCGGGACATACAAGTGGAATTGATTCTGTGTGCTTTGATTCATCTGAAGTATTAGTAGCTGCTGGTGCTGCAAGTGGTACAGTCAAGCTTTGGGATCTAGAGGAGGCAAAGA TTGTTCGCACACTAACTGGACATAGATCCAATTGCATATCTGTTGATTTCCACCCATTTGGAGAGTTCTTTGCCTCTGGTTCGCTTGATACAAATCTTAAGATATGGGATATCAGAAAGAAGGGCTGCATCCACACTTACAAGGGTCACACACGAGGGGTCAATGCAATCAGATTCACCCCAGATGGTCGCTGGATTGTATCTGGTGGGGAAGACAATACTGTGAAG CTGTGGGACCTTACTGCTGGGAAGCTGCTACATGATTTCAAGTGTCATGAGGGCCAGATTGAATGCATAGATTTTCATCCCCATGAATTCCTTTTGGCAACAG GTTCTGCTGACCGGACTGTTAAGTTTTGGGACCTTGAAACTTTTGAGCTAATTGGTTCATCTTCCCCTGAG ACCTCTGGAGTGCGCTGCTTAACCTTTAATCCTGATGGGAGGAATCTTCTATGTGGCTTGCATGAACATCTAAAG GTTTTCTCATGGGAACCAGTTAGATGCCACGATGCTGTGGATGTTGGATGGTCTAAATTGTCAGATCTTAACGTTCATGAGGGCAAGCTTCTTGGCTGCTCATACAACCAAAGTTGTGTTGGCATTTGGGTTGTAGACATTTCG CGTATAGAACCATATGCAGTTAATGACATGGATCGATTGGATGGTCTTTCCGAATCGAAGTCCAGTTCAAGTGGAAATCTTTCAATTTTAAATGAGAACACTACAAAGGGTAGTTTGGGAAGGTTGTCTACTTCAGAAAATTCAGACTCTTTGGTGAAGGAAACGAAATCTCTTGGAAGGTTGTCAGTTTCTCAGAATTCAGATCCTGTTAAGGAGTCAAAAATTTCTCCAT CCACAGGAAGCATACCTGGTACACCTCAAAGGATCAATCCAAACACTGCTTCAAAGACAAATCTGGCTAGTTCAACGGCTGTCTCCAATGCTACAGCCCCAAAGAAGAATTCCACGAAAGCCCACTCAGCAGTTAATGTTCCAATTTTCAACAAGTCAGATGTTGTACCTGTGATCGTACCTAGAACTAATGCGAAATTTGAGCAGCCAGCTGAATCTAGAAAAGTAATTGGGCTTCCTGGTAGAACTATGCCCTTTTCTTTGCAGTCAAAGACAACTGGTTTTCGAAAGTTTGCAAATAGCAGAGATGAGATGGACCAGCCAACAATATCTGCTGCATCTGAAACCCCAGATCCTAAGGTATCTGATTCAAACAGTGCTGCAGACAAGAATACCTTTTCTACAGTTAAAACCTTGATTCATGGAGTAACAGAGGCATCAAGGAACATTAAAGATGATAAGTATATTAGTTCCGGCAAGCACGAAACAAGTTCAGAGCCGGATCAGGATGAAAGTT atGATACAAACACTCATAGAGGGAACAGAAATGTGGAAAGCCAAAAAG GAAGAACACGGTCAGTTGTCATAAACTTGCAGAGAAGGCGAAGATCACCCAACTATGAGGGACCCACATCTGGTGTCTCACCAGAGACAGTTTCTGAAGTTAACATGCTCCCTTCAAACATG AGAAGACACTCTCCATTTACCGAAAAAGAGGCAGCATCTGCTAGTGATGAGGATGCTATTGCAGATGTAATGGAAGAACATGAGCAATTTGTCAGCTCCATGCAGTCCCGATTAATCAAGTTACAG GTAGTCTATAGATATTGGGAAAGAAATGATATTAAGGGGGCCATTGCTGCAATGGAGAAGATGTCTGATTATTCt GTCCTTGCTGATGTAATAAGCATTTTAACTGAGAAAATTGATGTCGTCACATTGGATATTTGCGCCTGTCTTCTGCCACTTCTTACTACCCTTCTTGAAAGTAATGTGGATAG GCATTTGAGCATCTCTTTGGGCATATTGCTTAAGCTAGTAAGGATTTTTGGTTCGAGGATCTACTCAACAATATCAGCATCCACATCTGTTGGTGTGGACATTGAGGCAGAGCAAAG GTTTGAGCGGTGCAATCTATGTTTCTTAGAGCTTGAAAAGGTCAAACGCTGTCTACCCACTTTTACCAG AAGAGGCGGGTCAATTGCGAAGTCTGCCCAGGAATTGAATCTAGTTCTTCAAGAAGTGTCCTGA
- the LOC120013694 gene encoding uncharacterized protein LOC120013694 gives MKLGMECCCSFTPNTQNHLLIPSVTSPLITTFTKRPLVSTLKQIRASSSDNGSCSSSSNSRREAGGSDSRTEKDAVVSGTTARGRRLLKLREVKREREYDRLHNYPAWAKVLENACKNDEELRAVLGDSIGNPELMRKRVEDRVRKKGRDFHKSKTGSVVAFKVSFRDFNPLDSYIWFELLGSPTDQDVDIIGSVVQAWYVMGRLGAFNSSNLQVGNQSMDYNPIYDADKGFNVMPSSFHEIGDVEFQDNWGRVWVDLGTSDFFSIDVLLNCFTVLSSEYLGIQQVVFGGRRMGDWEEGMTSAEDGYKYFKI, from the exons ATGAAGTTGGGCATGGAGTGCTGCTGCTCCTTCACCCCCAACACACAAAACCATCTCCTAATTCCCTCCGTAACATCCCCTCTCATTACTACATTCACCAAAAGGCCCCTCGTTTCAACTCTCAAACAGATCCGGGCATCATCATCCGATAATGGTAGTTGTAGCAGCAGCAGTAATTCCCGGCGAGAAGCCGGTGGCAGTGATAGCAGAACCGAGAAAGATGCCGTGGTGTCGGGTACCACGGCTAGAGGAAGGAGATTGCTCAAGCTTCGCGAAGTGAAGAGAGAACGCGAATACGATAGACTTCACAACTATCCTGCCTGGGCCAA AGTGCTGGAGAATGCGTGCAAGAATGATGAGGAGCTTCGCGCTGTACTTGGAGATAGCATTGGTAATCCTGAGCTTATGAGAAAGCGA GTTGAAGACAGAGTCAGGAAGAAAGGTCGCGACTTCCACAAATCAAAAACTGGCTCTGTTGTTGCCTTCAAAGTCAGTTTCCGGGA CTTCAATCCTCTTGATTCCTATATATGGTTTGAATTACTTGGATCTCCGACAGATCAGGATGTTGATATTATTGGCAGT GTTGTTCAAGCATGGTATGTTATGGGACGGTTGGGTGCCTTCAATTCTTCTAATTTGCAG GTTGGAAATCAATCAATGGATTACAATCCGATCTACGACGCAGACAAGGGTTTTAATGTAATGCCTTCATCATTTCATGAGATTGGTGATGTTGAATTCCAAGATAACTGGGGGCGTGTTTG GGTTGACCTTGGCACATCTGATTTTTTCTCTATCGATGTGCTTCTCAACTGCTTTACAGTTCTGAGTTCAGA ATATCTTGGCATTCAACAGGTGGTATTTGGTGGACGGCGCATGGGAGACTGGGAAGAGGGCATGACAAGCGCCGAGGATGGATACAAGTACTTCAAGATTTAG
- the LOC120013695 gene encoding centromere protein V codes for MESNAVAHNGGCHCRRVSWKVQAPTSIVAWECNCSVCLMRGNTHFIVPSEKFELLGDSRQFLTTYTFGTHTAKHTFCKVCGITSFYIPRSNPDGIAVTFKCIDPGTITHVEIRRFDGRNWESSYDQSGIASCSKVLNEEPK; via the coding sequence ATGGAATCCAATGCAGTAGCGCACAATGGCGGATGCCACTGTAGGAGAGTAAGCTGGAAAGTTCAAGCACCAACCAGTATCGTAGCTTGGGAGTGCAACTGTTCTGTTTGCTTAATGAGGGGCAATACTCACTTCATTGTCCCTTCTGAAAAGTTTGAGCTTTTGGGGGATTCTCGACAGTTCCTTACGACGTATACGTTTGGCACTCATACTGCAAAGCATACATTCTGTAAGGTCTGCGGCATAACTTCGTTTTATATTCCCCGGTCCAATCCTGATGGCATTGCGGTTACGTTCAAGTGTATAGATCCTGGAACAATCACTCATGTCGAAATTAGACGATTTGATGGGAGGAATTGGGAAAGCTCGTACGATCAGAGCGGCATTGCTTCATGTTCTAAGGTACTGAATGAAGAGCCAAAATAA